The following coding sequences lie in one Bacillus alveayuensis genomic window:
- a CDS encoding phosphonate transport system permease protein (product_source=KO:K02042; cath_funfam=1.10.3720.10; cog=COG3639; ko=KO:K02042; pfam=PF00528; superfamily=161098; tigrfam=TIGR01097; transmembrane_helix_parts=Inside_1_34,TMhelix_35_57,Outside_58_94,TMhelix_95_117,Inside_118_145,TMhelix_146_168,Outside_169_198,TMhelix_199_221,Inside_222_227,TMhelix_228_250,Outside_251_259,TMhelix_260_279,Inside_280_289), with product MNNEGLMKARSTVKDSGDILYTDKIKVKPLTKASIVIRLTLVALLMITVYGFAMFDYGETGLFTGLKETFLNFKTMFLEASFSRLTITDAIYQVLITLGLAFLTTIFGAIIALFLGLLAAQNLSNQYVSNIIRAFVAFIRAVPTVLWVLIFSIAAGLGSVAAVIGMTFHSVGYLIKAYSESFEELDEGVIEALKSCGANWWQIVFQAVIPSSITYLISWTFIRFEINFSVAVAMGAAAGAGGIGFDLFMASGFYFDLREIGIITYFILALAMVLEVISSRMKLNLRVNH from the coding sequence ATGAATAATGAAGGATTGATGAAAGCACGAAGCACGGTAAAAGATAGTGGGGATATATTGTATACAGATAAAATAAAAGTCAAACCTTTAACGAAGGCGTCGATTGTCATTCGACTAACATTGGTTGCATTATTGATGATCACTGTTTATGGATTTGCGATGTTTGATTATGGGGAAACGGGTTTGTTTACTGGTTTAAAAGAGACATTTCTTAACTTTAAAACGATGTTTTTAGAAGCTAGCTTTTCCCGTTTAACGATTACAGATGCGATTTATCAAGTTCTCATTACCTTGGGGCTTGCTTTTTTAACAACAATATTCGGTGCCATTATTGCGCTTTTTTTAGGATTGTTAGCGGCACAAAATTTATCGAATCAATACGTTTCCAATATAATTAGAGCTTTTGTTGCATTTATTCGGGCAGTTCCTACAGTATTATGGGTGCTCATTTTTTCTATTGCTGCAGGTCTTGGAAGTGTTGCTGCTGTTATTGGTATGACTTTTCATTCTGTCGGTTATTTGATTAAAGCCTACTCCGAATCATTCGAAGAATTAGACGAAGGAGTAATAGAAGCATTAAAAAGTTGCGGAGCTAATTGGTGGCAAATTGTCTTTCAAGCAGTCATTCCTTCTTCGATCACTTATTTAATTTCCTGGACGTTTATAAGGTTTGAGATCAATTTTTCCGTTGCCGTCGCGATGGGAGCAGCTGCTGGTGCCGGCGGTATTGGTTTTGATTTGTTTATGGCTAGCGGATTTTATTTTGATCTAAGGGAAATCGGGATTATTACTTATTTCATACTTGCATTAGCAATGGTTTTAGAAGTTATTTCTTCAAGAATGAAATTGAATTTGCGTGTAAATCATTAA